The genomic interval TTTCATATCTAAAAGCACGAGGTCTGGAGAATGCTTTTCGACAATTTCCAATGCTTGAAATCCGCTAGCAGCTTGGAATGTTTGATAGCCTTCTTTTTGAAATACCTCATTTAATAAAATACGAATTCCATACTGATCGTCTACAATTAAGATTTTTTCCTTTAACATGATTAATACTCCTCTTTGTCAATTTTGTATTTTCGCTTGAAGGAAAGGGGATGGAACCCGCTTAACTTAAAACTCATCTTGTTTAGATGGCAGCGGCAGTTAGCATCTTGTCATCACATACTAAAACTCCGCTTCACGTTAGAATCGGATTTTAAACTTAGTCATGTCATTCGATTTTTTTCAACACTTACATTAATTCTTTTTTCATGATCAATTTCCTGCTTTTAAATTATATCATTTGTCGACATTTTTTGATATATTTGGTATTTTCAGAAAAAACCCTCTTAAAATCTGGTTTCTTTCAGAATTCTTTCCTTTCAGATATAATACTTTATACATGTGAAATGTGAAAGGAGTTCTACCATTCGATGATGAAAATTTTCACCACACAATTAACCGGACATTTTAATCGTATCTTAGATCAAGAAGACATGAATATTGAAGAAAGTGCAAGACTCCTTGCTGGGGCATTAATTGGGGAAGGAACACTTTACATATATGGCTGCAAAGAGCTCCATGGTGTCGTATTGGAAGCTTTGACAAGTACCGAACCTTTAGTTCGCGCTGAGGCTCTTTTGGATGAAGCAGGTCAAATAAAAACTCTTTCACCAGAAGATCGAGTGCTTCTGTTTACGTATCGTTCAACAGATGAAAAAGCGATCTCCATTGCCAAAAAGCTGTCAGATCAAGGAATTCAAACCGTTGGGGTATCTGCTTTGATCAAAAATGCAGATTCGGGCTTACAGGAAATCACCGATTTGCATGTTGATGCAAAGCTTCGCCAGCCATTAATTCCTGGAGATGACGGTGAAAGATACGGTTTTCCTGCATTAATGACTTCTTTATATGTCTACTATGCGCTTAGTTTCACGATAAAAGAGATTTTAACTGAATATGAGGATGATCTATAAGCAATTAACTACGATTAATTGCTTTTTTCTATTTAATCTTTTTGAAATCTATCAACTTTCCGAAAAAATCTATCCACTTAGACAGAAAATCTATCAACTTTCCCAAAAAATCTATCATTCGATACATATCCGCAATTTTCGAGCAACTCTCTCCCCCTACGAAAAAAAGCTAACTCATCAAAGATGAGCTAGCTCTTATCAAAATTATTTTCCTTCTTTCGCTGTTAATGATGCATGTACGAAATCACGGAATAATGGTTGTGGTCTAGTTGGTCTAGATGTGAATTCCGGGTGGAATTGTGATGCCACAAACCATGGGTGATCTTTAATTTCAATGATTTCAACTAAACGTCCGTCAGGTGTTGTTCCTGAGAAGACAAAGCCTGCTTCTTCCATTGCTTGGCGGTATTCATTATTGAATTCATAACGATGACGGTGACGCTCATATACAACTTCTTCTTTATAAGCTTCATAAGCACGTGTTTCTTTTTGCAGCTTACTTGGTGATAATCCTAGGCGCAGAGTTCCACCTAAGTCCTCAATATCTTTTTGCTCTGGAAGTAAGTCAATGACAGGATATTGTGTCGTTGGATCAATCTCAGATGAGTTTGCACCTTTTAAGCCTACAACATTACGTGCAAATTCGATTGATGCTACTTGCATACCAAGACAAATTCCAAGGAATGGAACTTTGTTTACACGCGCAAATGTAGTTGCAAGGATTTTACCTTCTACCCCGCGGTCACCGAAGCCGCCAGGAACAAGAATTCCATCAACATCGTCAAGCTGTTCTCTTACGTTTTCTTCTGTTAATGTTTCGGCATTAACCCACTTGATCTCGATATCTGAATCATATTCATAACCTGCATGACGAAGTGCTTCGACAACAGAAATGTATGCATCTTGTAATTCAACATATTTCCCAACAAGACCAATTTTTGTTACTTTCGAGAGATTTGTTACACGCTCAACAAGCTGTTTCCATTCTGTCATATCTGCTTCATTGCAGTTTAGTTTTAAATGATTACATACAATTGAATCTAAATTTTGTGCTTGTAAATCTAAAGGAATGGAATAAAGTGTTTCTGCGTCACGGCACTCGATAACAGCGTTTGTATCGATATCACAGAATAACGCAATTTTATCTTTCATGTCTTGTGAAATTGGCATTTCTGTACGAACAACGATGACGTTCGGTTGAATACCTAAGCTGCGAAGTTCTTTTACACTATGTTGTGTAGGCTTTGTTTTCATTTCACCAGCAGCTTTAATGTAAGGAACAAGTGTACAGTGAATATACATCACATTATCACGGCCGATGTCACTTTTAATTTGACGAATTGCTTCTAAGAAAGGTAGTGATTCGATATCACCAACTGTTCCGCCGATCTCAGTAATAACAACGTCTGCACCTGTTTCTTTTCCCGCACGGTAAACACGATCTTTAATTTCGTTTGTGATGTGTGGTATAACTTGTACAGTTCCGCCAAGGTAATCACCGCGACGTTCTTTCTTTAATACTGTTGAGTATATTTTACCAGTTGTTACGTTGTTATATTTAGTTAGGTTGATATCGATGAAACGCTCATAGTGACCTAAATCTAGATCTGTCTCCGCACCATCATCTGTAACAAAAACCTCACCATGTTGATAAGGACTCATTGTTCCTGGATCCACATTTATGTAAGGATCGAATTTTTGAATTGTTACACTCATACCGCGATTTTTTAATAATCTGCCAAGTGAAGCTGCTGTAATTCCTTTTCCTAGTGAAGAAACTACTCCACCTGTTACAAAAATATACTTTGTCATTGTTTGTCTTCCCCCTCAGAAGCTTGGATATATTTATTTTGTGCAAAAGACTAGTGGCGTATTTATGCCATAAGCTAAAATGAAGAAAAAAATGGAGCAGCCAATAAAGCCCCACTTTTATTAAGGTTAGAACGAGCTAACTTTACGCTGAATCTATTGGGTACCTTTGACAGCTGTAAAAATTCAGCGGGTTCCTTCCCATTCCTTCATGCAATGAACGTGAAAATAGTTGGGGAACTAATTAGAAAAGCGAAAGTGCCTTATCATGCCCGAGCAGGTATTAGACGCAACCTCCTGCATCTTGTCAGCAACGGCACTGTATGCTTGCGAAAAATGTCTAAAAAAATAGAAAGCTCCCTTCCAAACAAGTTGAAAGGGAGCGGTAATTGTATAATAAATACAAACGATTGCTTTTTTAAGAGCCCAAAATAGATTCTACCTAGTATAAAAAAGAAAGTCAAGACGTTATGAACTTAAATTTCTTCCTCTTCATCATCTAGATCTTCATCATCATCATCTAATTCGAATTCTTCATCATCTTCAATCAGATCATCGTCATCATCATCTTCATCTAAATCGACATCATCGATATCGTCAAAATCATCGTCATCGTCGTCATCATCAAGATCAGTATCATCGTATTCATCTAATTCATCATAATCAAGATGGTCTTCGATATCATCGAAATCATCCTCAAGGTCAGCTTTTGCACCTTTTTTCGTCTTTTTCTTTTTAGGTGTCACAGTTGGCACAATTTCTTCTTCAATTTGCTCATACGGGTACCACGTTCTTAATCCCCACATGTTTTCACCTACACAAATAAAGCGGCCATCGATATTAATATCTGTATAAAATTGTGCAATTTTATCTTCAACTTGTTGTTTCGTTAAACCAAGAAGTGTAGCAATCTCTTCCACTAATTCACTAAAAATATATGGCTTTTTGCTTTCTAGGAAAAGTTCATAAGCTACTTCAACCATTGCCATTTCCTTTATTTGCTCTTCTGTTAATTGCTTTAGACTCAAGTTAAGGCACTCCCTTTCTAGGTCAAACATCTATTTTTATCCGAAAAGCGCAAGCACTTTGTTCAGCCTTAGGCTATATGAATCAATCAAGAAAACGAATGTAGTTCCTGATTGACCATGCCGCCCGAGCAGCTAGGCGCTGGCGCTAGACACAAACAATTCTTAAAAAATCTGTTATGTACAAAGTCAAGCCTTCCAATCATACCATTCATTATAAACAAATTCTAGCAGTTTATGCCACATTTATGAGGGAAAAAATCCAACAAAGTGTTTTTTTATTCAAAACCACTATCGTGCAAAATCACCGCCGCCTTAAACGCAGGATAACCATATTGGAAGGTCTTTATATGTTACACATTATTTCTTATAGAAAAGCAATTGGCAAAACCTCCAATTGCTTTTTATCTATTCCTACATATTCCGTCTATATTTTCCGCCAACTTCATACAAGGCTTGTGTGATTTGACCTAAACTTGCGACTTGTACGGTTTCCATGAGCTCAGCAAAGAGATTGCCGTTTTCAATTGCTGTTTTCTTTAATTTTTGCAGTGCTTCTTCCACTTTGCCTTCATTTTCTTTTTGAAAGGCACGAAGATTATGAATTTGTGTTTCTTTTTCTTCCTTCGTTGCTCTGGCAAGCTCCATTTGATCCATTGCTTCCTGTGTGTTTGGATTAGGATTAAGATACGTATTCACACCGATGATTGGCAGTTCACCCGTGTGCTTTTTCATTTCGTAATGCATGGATTCATCCTGGATTTTCCCGCGTTGATATTGGGTTTCCATTGCACCGAGCACACCGCCTCGCTCATTGATTCGATCAAATTCCTGCAGGACTGCTTCTTCAACTAAATCGGTTAATTCCTCAACGATGAAAGAACCTTGCAATGGATTTTCATTTTTCGTTAAGCCATGTTCTTTTGTAATGATCATTTGAATCGCCATTGCCCTTCGCACCGATTCTTCTGTCGGGGTGGTAATCGCTTCGTCGTATGCATTTGTATGAAGGGAATTACAATTATCATGCAGAGCCATTAATGCTTGTAATGTCGTACGAATATCATTAAAATCAATTTCTTGAGCATGTAAAGAACGGCCTGAGGTCTGTACATGGTATTTTAATTTTTGACTTCGTTCATTTGCTCCATATTTCTCTTTCATCACAGTTGCCCAGATTCTTCTGGCAACACGGCCAATAACTGTGTACTCGGGATCAAGTCCATTACTAAAGAAGAAAGAAAGATTTGGTGCAAATGCGTTAATATCCATTCCTCTGCTTAAGTAATATTCTACATATGTAAAGCCATTTGCCAGAGTGAATGCTAATTGTGAGATCGGATTCGCACCAGCTTCTGCGATATGATAACCGGAAATGGAGACAGAATAATAATTTCTTACTTTTTGATCAATAAAGTATTGCTGGATATCCCCCATAAGCCTTAAGGCAAATTCTGTTGAGAAGATACATGTATTTTGTCCCTGGTCTTCTTTTAAAATATCGGCTTGGACGGTTCCTCTCACAGTTTGCAGGGTAAAAGACTTTACCTCTTCATACTCTTGTTCTGAAAGGGCACGCTTGAGCTCAGCTTCTTTTTTCTCGACTTGCTGATGTATCGCTGTATTCATAAACATGGCTAATATAATTGGTGCTGGTCCATTAATTGTCATTGATACTGAAGTTGATGGAGCACAAAGATCAAAACCGTTGTAGAGCTTTTTCATATCATCTAACGTACAAATACTAACTCCGCTCTCACCAATCTTTCCATAAATATCTGGACGGTGTGCCGGGTCTTCTCCATATAATGTGACAGAATCAAATGCCGTGCTTAATCGTTTTGCCGTATCGTCCTTTGATAAATAGTGAAAGCGCCGATTCGTCCGTTCGGGTGTTCCTTCTCCGGCAAATTGTCGCTTTGGATCTTCTCCTTCTCGTTTAAAAGGGAATACACCTGCTGTATATGGAAACGAACCTGGGACATTTTCTTTATAAAGCCACAATAAAATATCGCCATCATTTCGATATTTAGGCAATGAAACCTTTGGAATGGACAAACCTGATAATGAAGTGGTTCTTAATTGTGTCACAATCTCTTTATTACGAATGACGGTTGTCAACTCATCTTGAGCATACTTTTCTTTCATTTCCGGCCATTGCGCTAAAAATGTTTTAGATTGTGGTGTTAAGTTTTCTTCAAGTCTCTCTTGTAAAGCCCGTAAAGATGGAAGAATTCCTTCATTCCCTTCATGTTCTGTAAGGGTTTTCAATGTTCCCTTCACTTGAAAAAGCTTTGTTGCAGCAGATGCTTGTTCTTCTGCTTGTTTATGGTAGTTTCTTACTGCTTCACTCACTTCTCGCAAATAGTATCTTCTTTCAGAAGGAATAATCACATTTTGTTTTTCTACATCCTTTGCAACAGGCAAGGATGACTGCCATTGCTGGTTTGTTTTTTCATTGATTGATTCGAGGAGCTTTGCAAATAATGTATTTGTGCCAAGATCATTGAATTGACTTGCAATTGTACCGTAAACAGGCATCCTATCTAATGGCAGATCAAATAATTGCCTGCTTCGCTGGTACTGCTTTTGTACCTGGCGCTTTGCATCCTCAGAGCCTTTGCGCTCAAATTTATTGATGACAATGAAATCGGCATAGTCAATCATATCGATTTTTTCAAGCTGTGATGGTGCACCAAACTCACTTGTCATCACATACATCGATAGATCACAGATTTCCGCGATTTCGGCATCACCTTGGCCAATCCCGCTTGTTTCGACGATAACCAGATCGAATCCGGCCGCTTTTACAACGGAAATGGCATCTTGGATGGCCAATGAGAGCTCTGTTTTGGATTTCCTTGTTGCTAAGCTTCTCATATACACTCTCGGTGAAAAAATAGCATTCATCCGAATCCGATCCCCTAATAGTGCTCCACCTGTTTTTTGCTTTGTAGGATCAACGGATAGAACAGCAATCGTTATCTCTGGCACCTCATTGAGAAATCTGCGGATCAGCTCATCTGTTAAGGAGCTTTTTCCAGCTCCGCCTGTACCGGTTATACCAATGACAGGAGCATACGTGTCATGCTGCTTAAGCTGTTCAAACAGTTCTTCAACATGTGGGAATGTTTCCTTTTCCTGTACTTTCATTTCTGCATAGGAAATAAGCTTTGCAACTGTAATCGGATCTCCTGTCTGCAGCTGCTCAAGCTCAATATTTTTTTCCGATAATGGTGTGTAATCACATTCCTTAATCATATAATTGATCATACCTTGCAGCCCTAGTTCTCTACCATCATCTGGAGAAAAAATCTTCGCAATGCCGTATTCATGCAATTCCTTTATTTCGCGGGGAATAATGACTCCACCGCCACCGCCATAGAGACGGATATGTTCGGCACCTTGCTCTTTTAAAAGATCATACATATATTTAAAAAACTCAACATGTCCCCCTTGATAAGATGAGATCGCAATCCCTTGGACATCTTCTTGAATAGCAGCTGAGACAATTTCCTCAACCGACCTGTTATGTCCAAGGTGAATCACCTCAACACCGCTCGCTTGTAAAATACGCCTCATAATGTTGATCGACGCATCATGACCATCAAATAAGCTTGATGCTGTTACAAAACGAACGGAATGCTTCGGTTTGTAGATTTCTGTTGTCGCCATTTAACAACACCCCTTTGTTCGTGTCTAGCAGCGCTAAGCAAAAAAGCACAGATGTGCACATCTGTTACCGTGATAACGCTTGAGTCCGTAACTGTCTATATTAGCCCCTCTCATTCTGGACCTTATCCTTGTCAGAGCTGAATCAAGCTGCTTCCCAAGACCTGCAATTCGTTATTTAACTCCCTGCAAAAGCATCTTTGTTTGCAATTCAATATATTGGTCAATCGTATAAAGCTTCTGGATCGCCCATCTGCGGAAGGCCCACATCTGTCCTTGAACAATAATGTTATGGGCCAGCAGTTCACATTCTTGCTCAGATAACGTTAATTCGCCATTATCAATGCAGCTCTTCATAATTTCCTTAAAGATCTCAGCCATTTCAAATTCCTTTTTTAATACATATGGCAAGGCATCCTTTGATAGGGATTTTACCTCTTGATACATAACAAGGATTTCATCTTGCATATCATCCATCACTTTAAAATAATTTTTAATTGCTAGCTTTAAGCTTTCAAGTGTACCTTGTTTTGTGTCAATATCTTGCTCAAGACGGAGATGTACTTGGTCGTAGATGGAATCACTCACTAAGTACAATACATCTTCCTTTT from Metabacillus sediminilitoris carries:
- a CDS encoding TetR/AcrR family transcriptional regulator; translation: MKKREVLASVKDEKLIKKRRDQMVKGAVNLFKEKGFHRTTTREIARSAGFSIGTLYEYIRQKEDVLYLVSDSIYDQVHLRLEQDIDTKQGTLESLKLAIKNYFKVMDDMQDEILVMYQEVKSLSKDALPYVLKKEFEMAEIFKEIMKSCIDNGELTLSEQECELLAHNIIVQGQMWAFRRWAIQKLYTIDQYIELQTKMLLQGVK
- a CDS encoding DUF2529 family protein codes for the protein MMKIFTTQLTGHFNRILDQEDMNIEESARLLAGALIGEGTLYIYGCKELHGVVLEALTSTEPLVRAEALLDEAGQIKTLSPEDRVLLFTYRSTDEKAISIAKKLSDQGIQTVGVSALIKNADSGLQEITDLHVDAKLRQPLIPGDDGERYGFPALMTSLYVYYALSFTIKEILTEYEDDL
- the rpoE gene encoding DNA-directed RNA polymerase subunit delta, which codes for MSLKQLTEEQIKEMAMVEVAYELFLESKKPYIFSELVEEIATLLGLTKQQVEDKIAQFYTDINIDGRFICVGENMWGLRTWYPYEQIEEEIVPTVTPKKKKTKKGAKADLEDDFDDIEDHLDYDELDEYDDTDLDDDDDDDDFDDIDDVDLDEDDDDDDLIEDDEEFELDDDDEDLDDEEEEI
- a CDS encoding CTP synthase, which translates into the protein MTKYIFVTGGVVSSLGKGITAASLGRLLKNRGMSVTIQKFDPYINVDPGTMSPYQHGEVFVTDDGAETDLDLGHYERFIDINLTKYNNVTTGKIYSTVLKKERRGDYLGGTVQVIPHITNEIKDRVYRAGKETGADVVITEIGGTVGDIESLPFLEAIRQIKSDIGRDNVMYIHCTLVPYIKAAGEMKTKPTQHSVKELRSLGIQPNVIVVRTEMPISQDMKDKIALFCDIDTNAVIECRDAETLYSIPLDLQAQNLDSIVCNHLKLNCNEADMTEWKQLVERVTNLSKVTKIGLVGKYVELQDAYISVVEALRHAGYEYDSDIEIKWVNAETLTEENVREQLDDVDGILVPGGFGDRGVEGKILATTFARVNKVPFLGICLGMQVASIEFARNVVGLKGANSSEIDPTTQYPVIDLLPEQKDIEDLGGTLRLGLSPSKLQKETRAYEAYKEEVVYERHRHRYEFNNEYRQAMEEAGFVFSGTTPDGRLVEIIEIKDHPWFVASQFHPEFTSRPTRPQPLFRDFVHASLTAKEGK
- the icmF gene encoding fused isobutyryl-CoA mutase/GTPase IcmF, with product MATTEIYKPKHSVRFVTASSLFDGHDASINIMRRILQASGVEVIHLGHNRSVEEIVSAAIQEDVQGIAISSYQGGHVEFFKYMYDLLKEQGAEHIRLYGGGGGVIIPREIKELHEYGIAKIFSPDDGRELGLQGMINYMIKECDYTPLSEKNIELEQLQTGDPITVAKLISYAEMKVQEKETFPHVEELFEQLKQHDTYAPVIGITGTGGAGKSSLTDELIRRFLNEVPEITIAVLSVDPTKQKTGGALLGDRIRMNAIFSPRVYMRSLATRKSKTELSLAIQDAISVVKAAGFDLVIVETSGIGQGDAEIAEICDLSMYVMTSEFGAPSQLEKIDMIDYADFIVINKFERKGSEDAKRQVQKQYQRSRQLFDLPLDRMPVYGTIASQFNDLGTNTLFAKLLESINEKTNQQWQSSLPVAKDVEKQNVIIPSERRYYLREVSEAVRNYHKQAEEQASAATKLFQVKGTLKTLTEHEGNEGILPSLRALQERLEENLTPQSKTFLAQWPEMKEKYAQDELTTVIRNKEIVTQLRTTSLSGLSIPKVSLPKYRNDGDILLWLYKENVPGSFPYTAGVFPFKREGEDPKRQFAGEGTPERTNRRFHYLSKDDTAKRLSTAFDSVTLYGEDPAHRPDIYGKIGESGVSICTLDDMKKLYNGFDLCAPSTSVSMTINGPAPIILAMFMNTAIHQQVEKKEAELKRALSEQEYEEVKSFTLQTVRGTVQADILKEDQGQNTCIFSTEFALRLMGDIQQYFIDQKVRNYYSVSISGYHIAEAGANPISQLAFTLANGFTYVEYYLSRGMDINAFAPNLSFFFSNGLDPEYTVIGRVARRIWATVMKEKYGANERSQKLKYHVQTSGRSLHAQEIDFNDIRTTLQALMALHDNCNSLHTNAYDEAITTPTEESVRRAMAIQMIITKEHGLTKNENPLQGSFIVEELTDLVEEAVLQEFDRINERGGVLGAMETQYQRGKIQDESMHYEMKKHTGELPIIGVNTYLNPNPNTQEAMDQMELARATKEEKETQIHNLRAFQKENEGKVEEALQKLKKTAIENGNLFAELMETVQVASLGQITQALYEVGGKYRRNM